A window of the Teredinibacter franksiae genome harbors these coding sequences:
- a CDS encoding type II secretion system protein GspG, protein MTRVKNHNQLSQPDLRSGVFFAVVATLLQKPTPPRRPLLQGVMFCSKNRSKSLKIAMSSILVLVLAVLVVFLAALMFSPRINCIDIEVNKSKHDFSQIEMALLMFKRDNGRYPTEEEGLRALLENPSDKEFGTTYRESAYIDVLPMDQKENMYLYQIKIIEGEYGVYLRNEVTGEDNVSQYESQSVKKMKIKAC, encoded by the coding sequence ATGACCCGTGTAAAAAACCATAACCAACTCAGTCAGCCGGACCTCCGTTCCGGTGTTTTTTTTGCAGTGGTCGCTACGCTACTGCAAAAACCAACACCTCCACGGCGGCCGCTGCTGCAGGGCGTTATGTTCTGCTCGAAGAATCGGAGTAAATCGTTGAAAATAGCTATGTCCTCGATTCTTGTTTTGGTCTTAGCGGTGTTAGTCGTATTTTTAGCTGCTTTGATGTTTTCTCCACGCATTAATTGCATAGATATAGAAGTAAATAAATCAAAGCATGATTTTTCTCAAATTGAAATGGCTTTGTTAATGTTCAAGCGAGATAACGGAAGGTACCCTACTGAAGAAGAAGGGTTAAGGGCATTGCTAGAAAATCCAAGTGATAAGGAGTTCGGCACTACATATCGGGAATCAGCATATATCGATGTTTTACCAATGGATCAAAAGGAGAATATGTATTTGTATCAAATTAAAATTATAGAGGGTGAGTATGGTGTCTATTTACGAAATGAAGTTACCGGTGAAGATAATGTTTCACAATACGAATCTCAATCCGTTAAGAAAATGAAAATAAAGGCGTGTTAA
- a CDS encoding type II toxin-antitoxin system Phd/YefM family antitoxin translates to MDTVSVNKFRDNLKAFVEQAVSTHTPIKVTRRAGEAFVVMSADDWEREQETLYVLQNSSLMKQIADSTTTHTQRAGYAPTSEQMDEITRI, encoded by the coding sequence ATGGACACAGTTAGTGTAAACAAATTTAGAGACAACCTAAAAGCCTTTGTAGAACAAGCAGTTAGCACACATACCCCCATAAAAGTGACTCGTAGAGCAGGTGAAGCCTTTGTGGTCATGAGTGCCGACGACTGGGAAAGAGAACAGGAAACTCTTTACGTTCTACAAAACAGCAGCCTGATGAAACAAATTGCTGATTCGACTACAACTCATACCCAGCGTGCCGGATATGCCCCAACAAGTGAGCAAATGGATGAGATCACTCGTATTTGA
- a CDS encoding Txe/YoeB family addiction module toxin: MPQQVSKWMRSLVFEGTTWVTYEELREKDKKLHKALCKLLKEMLRSDPSTGLGKPEQLKHNLAGFWSKRISQKDRLIYKFDDQYIYVFAIGGHYDQH, encoded by the coding sequence ATGCCCCAACAAGTGAGCAAATGGATGAGATCACTCGTATTTGAAGGTACAACCTGGGTAACTTATGAGGAGCTTCGTGAGAAGGATAAAAAACTCCACAAAGCTCTTTGTAAATTATTAAAAGAAATGCTTCGTTCAGATCCCTCCACAGGCTTGGGCAAACCAGAACAACTCAAACATAACCTTGCCGGTTTTTGGTCAAAGCGCATTTCTCAAAAAGATCGTTTAATTTACAAATTTGACGATCAGTATATTTATGTTTTCGCAATAGGCGGCCATTACGACCAGCACTAA
- a CDS encoding ankyrin repeat domain-containing protein, with protein sequence MRLLFFSLILLGMSVKSFAEECEKAKISYLLERATYHEDKIAFNFALELGADPNGVTRDLAIKCFGGMPTNFPVLHAASHESTEMLEALLEEGASPNASCCGSSALQVATENGNITAVKLLKHYGAKN encoded by the coding sequence ATGCGCTTATTGTTTTTTAGTTTAATACTATTGGGAATGTCAGTTAAGTCGTTCGCGGAAGAGTGTGAAAAGGCCAAGATATCCTATTTATTGGAGCGAGCAACCTACCACGAAGATAAAATAGCATTCAATTTCGCACTCGAGTTAGGAGCAGATCCGAATGGTGTAACTCGAGATCTAGCTATAAAGTGTTTCGGTGGCATGCCTACTAACTTTCCAGTATTACATGCAGCAAGTCACGAAAGTACCGAGATGCTTGAAGCTCTATTAGAGGAAGGTGCTTCTCCAAATGCATCATGCTGCGGTTCGTCTGCGCTACAAGTTGCTACAGAGAATGGAAATATTACAGCGGTTAAGCTTTTGAAACATTATGGTGCTAAAAATTGA
- a CDS encoding CPCC family cysteine-rich protein — MFKKIVSIFKNKKIEWYEPDDPTPREQCPCCDYISLPERNNYLICPICFWEDDGQDIDELDVESGANHGITLREGRQNFKEFGSCELEMEKHVLPEHQRNSYELKSRNL; from the coding sequence ATGTTCAAGAAAATTGTAAGTATTTTTAAAAACAAGAAAATTGAGTGGTATGAACCTGATGACCCGACTCCAAGGGAGCAGTGCCCTTGCTGTGATTACATATCGTTGCCTGAGCGTAACAACTACTTAATATGTCCGATCTGTTTTTGGGAAGATGATGGTCAGGATATTGATGAGTTAGATGTCGAATCTGGGGCAAATCACGGCATTACATTGCGGGAAGGTAGGCAAAACTTTAAAGAGTTTGGTTCATGTGAACTGGAAATGGAAAAACATGTTCTTCCCGAGCACCAACGAAACAGTTATGAACTTAAATCAAGAAACTTATAA
- a CDS encoding SBBP repeat-containing protein, producing the protein MRRRPNGWSSPEQTSFTGKEVSFDAKSKRIFYYDRGGDLFWVRYSDDGFSEPSKLNGAINTKEVEYFPSITSGGNLFFSRNSKWDQGRIMVSKPVGEDFNAPVDLGDIVNTGGASHGFVAPDESYLLFNSPRVGSYTKNDIWVSFRGKDGDWLKPVNLGPEINSDARAVLCPTVSPDGKYLFFTRLQKNGTGYIYWVSARIIEELRTRPLASKEDASLPQYSQSFSTFFGQHDPRSGLGVFTDSKGFVYVSGTTRAPNFPTTRGAFQTKLKGKADAFVAKFSPDGHLVYSTLIGGSKREHHVDITVDTRGTVYLVGGTHSADFPTTANAYDVTFNGEKDWGGDVYVLKLDPTGSRLLFSTYIGGSAQETSTSILLDRKGDILIGGTTLSSDFPTTKGSFDRNFRGFEAFVAKLSADGRQLIFSTFFGGSEFDNIAKLALDEAQNIYLSGNTRSPDLPVTTDASQRGFGGGESKWDGDGFLAKLSPNGARLLHAAYLGGTGNDFVTSVVVGLDKRIYLTGSTISANFPMLPGAPVTATPAQENAFVTVLEGAKFKPVFATILGGSGNDTARNVFSIGEGRIVVGGETDSPDFPGEIGSTGDKHKGIKRLFISVLDWEAAGTLHSMRYADGASYAAMHVSEAGDLALLGVTDSTITSVSVDAYRTKGLGSETFLVSRFLLRDAEPHLKKK; encoded by the coding sequence ATGCGGCGCCGCCCAAATGGTTGGTCATCGCCAGAACAGACTAGTTTCACAGGCAAAGAAGTTAGCTTTGACGCGAAGTCAAAACGGATCTTCTATTATGATCGCGGCGGCGACTTGTTCTGGGTTCGGTATAGCGACGATGGCTTTTCTGAGCCAAGCAAACTTAATGGAGCGATTAACACAAAAGAAGTGGAGTATTTCCCAAGCATCACTAGCGGCGGAAATCTCTTCTTCTCGAGAAATTCCAAGTGGGATCAAGGCAGGATCATGGTTTCCAAACCGGTGGGCGAAGATTTCAATGCGCCTGTTGACCTCGGTGATATTGTTAACACTGGCGGTGCGTCGCACGGTTTTGTGGCGCCTGACGAAAGCTACCTGCTGTTCAATTCTCCGCGTGTGGGAAGCTACACAAAGAATGACATTTGGGTGAGTTTTCGCGGTAAAGACGGAGATTGGTTGAAGCCGGTTAATCTTGGGCCAGAGATTAATAGCGATGCTCGCGCTGTGTTGTGCCCGACCGTTAGCCCAGACGGTAAATACCTTTTCTTTACGCGCCTCCAGAAAAACGGCACAGGCTACATCTATTGGGTCAGTGCGCGAATCATCGAAGAGCTGCGCACTAGGCCGTTAGCGAGCAAAGAAGACGCTAGCCTGCCACAATATTCTCAAAGCTTCTCCACGTTCTTTGGGCAACACGACCCACGTAGCGGCCTCGGCGTTTTCACGGACAGCAAAGGGTTTGTCTATGTGAGCGGTACTACCCGTGCCCCCAATTTTCCGACGACACGCGGTGCTTTTCAAACCAAACTGAAAGGCAAGGCAGATGCGTTTGTCGCCAAATTTTCACCCGACGGTCATCTTGTCTACAGCACACTAATCGGCGGCAGCAAACGCGAGCATCATGTCGATATTACGGTGGATACACGAGGTACAGTTTACCTGGTGGGGGGCACTCACTCGGCGGATTTTCCGACCACGGCCAACGCCTACGATGTCACGTTCAATGGGGAAAAAGATTGGGGTGGCGATGTCTACGTGCTCAAGCTCGATCCGACCGGAAGCCGGCTTCTGTTCTCCACCTATATCGGCGGCAGCGCTCAGGAGACATCTACCAGCATTCTACTGGACAGGAAGGGCGATATTCTTATCGGTGGCACCACACTTTCTTCGGACTTCCCAACCACAAAGGGATCGTTCGATCGCAACTTTCGGGGGTTCGAGGCTTTTGTCGCAAAGCTCAGTGCCGACGGACGTCAGCTTATCTTTTCAACCTTTTTTGGCGGTAGCGAATTCGACAACATCGCAAAGCTCGCGTTGGACGAAGCGCAAAACATCTATTTGAGTGGCAACACCCGCTCTCCAGATTTACCCGTGACTACTGATGCTTCTCAGCGAGGTTTCGGTGGCGGTGAGAGCAAATGGGATGGTGATGGGTTCCTTGCTAAATTGAGCCCCAATGGAGCCAGACTACTTCATGCAGCCTATCTAGGCGGGACAGGAAACGACTTTGTTACCTCGGTAGTGGTGGGGCTAGACAAACGGATCTACTTGACGGGCTCAACGATATCAGCGAATTTTCCGATGTTACCGGGCGCCCCCGTTACAGCGACTCCGGCTCAGGAGAATGCATTTGTCACCGTTTTGGAAGGCGCAAAATTTAAGCCTGTCTTCGCCACAATCTTGGGCGGCAGTGGTAATGATACGGCGAGGAATGTGTTTTCCATAGGAGAAGGACGGATCGTGGTCGGTGGAGAGACAGATTCGCCCGACTTCCCCGGTGAAATAGGCAGCACTGGTGACAAGCATAAAGGAATCAAGAGATTGTTCATCTCTGTCCTAGATTGGGAAGCTGCGGGAACTCTGCATTCGATGCGTTATGCTGACGGTGCATCGTACGCAGCGATGCATGTCTCCGAGGCAGGAGATCTTGCCTTGCTCGGAGTAACTGATTCTACGATCACTTCGGTTTCAGTAGACGCCTATCGCACAAAGGGTTTAGGGTCAGAGACATTTCTTGTATCGCGGTTCCTGCTCCGGGACGCCGAACCCCATTTAAAAAAGAAGTAA
- the ltrA gene encoding group II intron reverse transcriptase/maturase — translation MTTALHTIAFKAQTHPNHRFQNLYGLLDSDLLVQSWGQINKQSACGIDGVTPSDFKQRLPENINRLHQTLKCKSYRANDVKRVFIPKSNGKLRPLGLPTLDDKIVQQSVSQILQSIWEQDFVKNSYGYRPNRSAHQAVHSLQLNLQYGTYGYVVEADIKGFFDNIDHEWLMRMLKQRIEDKALLNLINQWLKARIKSPEGVFEKPASGSPQGGVISPVLANIYLHYALDIWFEKRIKPRLQGRAMLIRYADDFVVAFQYANEAREFYRELPKRLREFKLDVAPEKTHLKRFSRFHPGQHHSFEFLGFEYYWDTDKKGEARLRRHTAPKKHKAKLSEFYQWIKANRSKRLNVWMPQLRRKLTGFINYFGLPDNSRSVARVYDYVLHSLYKWLNRRSQRHSFNWQGFKDMLKYFQIQQPRVWKRHIQVDWY, via the coding sequence ATGACAACCGCATTGCATACCATAGCATTTAAGGCACAAACCCACCCTAATCATCGTTTCCAGAATCTATACGGATTGCTAGATTCGGATTTGTTGGTACAAAGTTGGGGTCAAATCAATAAACAATCGGCGTGTGGAATTGACGGCGTAACACCTAGCGATTTCAAACAACGATTGCCTGAAAATATCAACCGCCTGCATCAAACGCTAAAGTGTAAAAGCTATCGAGCGAATGATGTGAAGCGGGTCTTTATCCCAAAATCCAACGGTAAACTACGCCCGCTCGGGCTGCCAACGTTAGATGATAAAATCGTACAGCAAAGCGTGAGTCAGATACTGCAAAGTATTTGGGAGCAGGACTTTGTGAAGAATAGTTATGGTTATCGTCCGAACAGAAGCGCGCATCAAGCGGTGCATAGTTTACAGTTGAACCTTCAATACGGTACTTATGGTTATGTTGTCGAAGCGGATATAAAAGGCTTCTTCGATAATATAGATCATGAGTGGTTGATGCGTATGCTGAAACAGCGTATTGAAGATAAAGCCTTATTGAACCTTATCAACCAGTGGCTGAAAGCGAGAATAAAATCACCAGAAGGGGTGTTTGAGAAACCGGCCAGTGGAAGTCCACAGGGCGGTGTGATCAGCCCGGTATTGGCGAATATATACTTACATTACGCACTGGATATTTGGTTTGAGAAACGCATAAAGCCACGCTTACAGGGGCGAGCCATGTTGATACGGTACGCCGACGATTTTGTTGTTGCGTTCCAGTACGCTAATGAGGCGCGTGAGTTTTATCGGGAACTACCGAAACGCTTGAGAGAGTTTAAGTTAGACGTAGCGCCAGAGAAAACACACCTGAAGCGGTTTAGTCGGTTCCACCCAGGGCAGCACCATAGCTTCGAATTCTTGGGCTTTGAGTACTACTGGGACACTGATAAAAAGGGTGAGGCTAGGTTGCGTCGACATACGGCACCAAAGAAACACAAAGCTAAGTTGAGCGAGTTCTATCAGTGGATAAAAGCCAATCGGTCTAAACGACTGAATGTCTGGATGCCACAGTTAAGGCGTAAGCTGACGGGCTTTATAAACTACTTTGGTTTGCCTGATAATAGTCGAAGTGTCGCGCGTGTTTATGATTATGTTCTGCATAGTCTATACAAGTGGCTCAATCGGCGAAGTCAGCGGCACAGCTTTAACTGGCAAGGGTTTAAAGACATGTTAAAATACTTTCAGATCCAGCAACCACGGGTGTGGAAACGTCACATTCAAGTGGACTGGTATTGA
- a CDS encoding DUF805 domain-containing protein, with amino-acid sequence MEWECSKCSRRIDEGVWVCTKCMLSRSTDAKLYPSEKDAVVGQFVDKEPPHRLARIFSLKHRIGRIDFVLSLLLTIPILLMSGFTSALHQDPLYFYVFYFLWLVIIFVIAGKRCKDMDFNPWFGIPLTILTIGLFLLLFVSGTNGANQYGPGFRKKSKDGGSA; translated from the coding sequence ATGGAATGGGAATGTAGCAAATGCTCTAGACGAATTGATGAAGGAGTATGGGTATGTACCAAATGTATGCTAAGCAGAAGTACGGATGCAAAGCTTTATCCTTCGGAAAAGGATGCTGTTGTCGGCCAGTTTGTTGACAAAGAGCCACCTCATAGGCTCGCGCGAATCTTTTCACTAAAGCATCGAATAGGTCGTATTGACTTTGTTTTGTCACTGTTATTAACGATTCCAATTCTGCTTATGAGTGGATTTACTAGCGCTCTGCACCAAGATCCATTGTACTTTTATGTATTCTATTTTCTTTGGCTGGTTATAATATTTGTGATCGCTGGAAAGCGTTGCAAAGATATGGATTTTAACCCTTGGTTCGGTATTCCATTGACTATACTTACGATCGGTTTGTTTTTATTGTTATTTGTTTCTGGAACAAATGGTGCGAATCAATATGGGCCAGGGTTTCGTAAAAAATCAAAAGATGGCGGAAGTGCCTAA
- a CDS encoding alpha/beta hydrolase translates to MKKIVVIIVTLGVLSPTSLLAQDEQHAPPSGDLISRPNTEEVISVGTQRTLLSKVLGEERTLLIRVPKDYKKGKKRYPVLYKLDGGKSVFLQTVGTVEYLYDWSLAPDHIVVGIKNTDRRRDMNLDQGADQFIRFLAEELVPFVEANYRTKESRTLSGQSASSIFALYTSLRAPELFDGYVLGSFGLSEKRLRRFEKALAERSKNPQRHHWVYVGNASKDSYDKDGSRTRRGLAFLDSLKKTEGSALDVKTRVFEDQGHVPFPTMHYALRWMTAAQAK, encoded by the coding sequence ATGAAAAAAATAGTAGTAATTATCGTTACCCTGGGTGTGTTGTCGCCCACTAGCTTGCTCGCTCAAGATGAACAGCATGCCCCACCCAGCGGAGACTTAATCAGTCGTCCAAATACAGAAGAGGTAATTTCTGTTGGGACCCAGAGAACCCTTCTGTCCAAAGTCTTGGGCGAAGAAAGAACCTTGTTGATCCGGGTACCAAAGGACTACAAGAAAGGGAAAAAGCGTTATCCAGTACTCTATAAGCTAGACGGCGGTAAGTCTGTATTCCTTCAAACGGTTGGCACCGTCGAGTATCTGTACGACTGGAGTCTGGCCCCAGACCACATCGTGGTTGGCATCAAGAATACCGATCGACGTCGGGATATGAACCTCGATCAAGGCGCCGATCAATTCATCCGGTTCCTTGCAGAAGAACTCGTGCCCTTTGTCGAGGCAAATTATCGAACCAAAGAATCCCGCACTCTCAGCGGTCAATCAGCCAGTAGCATTTTTGCTCTCTACACCAGCCTGCGCGCGCCGGAGTTGTTTGACGGCTATGTACTCGGCAGCTTCGGGTTGTCCGAGAAAAGGCTGCGCCGATTCGAGAAGGCATTGGCGGAACGCTCGAAGAATCCGCAAAGGCATCATTGGGTATATGTTGGGAATGCCAGCAAGGACAGCTATGACAAGGACGGATCCCGCACTCGTCGGGGCTTGGCCTTTCTTGATTCACTCAAGAAAACTGAGGGCTCGGCTTTGGATGTTAAGACCCGCGTCTTTGAGGACCAGGGACATGTGCCTTTCCCAACCATGCACTACGCTCTACGTTGGATGACTGCGGCGCAAGCCAAATAG
- the ltrA gene encoding group II intron reverse transcriptase/maturase — translation MTTALHTIAFKAQTHPNHRFQNLYGLLDSDLLVQSWGQINKQSACGIDGVTPSDFKQRLPENINRLHQTLKCKSYRANDVKRVFIPKSNGKLRPLGLPTLDDKIVQQSVSQILQSIWEQDFVKNSYGYRPNRSAHQAVHSLQLNLQYGTYGYVVEADIKGFFDNIDHEWLMRMLKQRIEDKALLNLINQWLKARIKSPEGVFEKPASGSPQGGVISPVLANIYLHYALDIWFEKRIKPRLQGRAMLIRYADDFVVAFQYANEAREFYRELPKRLREFKLDVAPEKTHLKRFSRFHPGQHHSFEFLGFEYYWDTDKKGEARLRRHTAPKKHKAKLSEFYQWIKANRSKRLNVWMPQLRRKLTGFINYFGLPDNSRSVARVYDYVLHSLYKWLNRRSQRHSFNWQGFKDMLKYFQIQQPRVWKRHIQVDWY, via the coding sequence ATGACAACCGCATTGCATACCATAGCATTTAAGGCACAAACCCACCCTAATCATCGTTTCCAGAATCTATACGGATTGCTAGATTCGGATTTGTTGGTACAAAGTTGGGGTCAAATCAATAAACAATCGGCGTGTGGAATTGACGGCGTAACACCTAGCGATTTCAAACAACGATTGCCTGAAAATATCAACCGCCTGCATCAAACGCTAAAGTGTAAAAGCTATCGAGCGAATGATGTGAAGCGGGTCTTTATCCCAAAATCCAACGGTAAACTACGCCCGCTCGGGCTGCCAACGTTAGATGATAAAATCGTACAGCAAAGCGTGAGTCAGATACTGCAAAGTATTTGGGAGCAGGACTTTGTGAAGAATAGTTATGGTTACCGTCCGAACAGAAGCGCCCATCAAGCGGTGCATAGTTTACAGTTGAACCTTCAATACGGTACTTATGGTTATGTTGTCGAAGCGGATATAAAAGGCTTCTTCGATAATATAGATCATGAGTGGTTGATGCGTATGCTGAAACAGCGTATTGAAGATAAAGCCTTATTGAACCTTATCAACCAGTGGCTGAAAGCGAGAATAAAATCACCAGAAGGGGTGTTTGAGAAACCGGCCAGTGGAAGTCCACAGGGCGGTGTGATCAGCCCGGTATTGGCGAATATATACTTACATTACGCACTGGATATTTGGTTTGAGAAACGCATAAAGCCACGCTTACAGGGGCGAGCCATGTTGATACGGTACGCCGACGATTTTGTTGTTGCGTTCCAGTACGCTAATGAGGCGCGTGAGTTTTATCGGGAACTACCGAAACGCTTGAGAGAGTTTAAGTTAGACGTAGCGCCAGAGAAAACACACCTGAAGCGGTTTAGTCGGTTCCACCCAGGGCAGCACCATAGCTTCGAATTCTTGGGCTTTGAGTACTACTGGGACACTGATAAAAAGGGTGAGGCTAGGTTGCGTCGACATACGGCACCAAAGAAACACAAAGCTAAGTTGAGCGAGTTCTATCAGTGGATAAAAGCCAATCGGTCTAAACGACTGAATGTCTGGATGCCACAGTTAAGGCGTAAGCTGACGGGCTTTATAAACTACTTTGGTTTGCCTGATAATAGTCGAAGTGTCGCGCGTGTTTATGATTATGTTCTGCATAGTCTATACAAGTGGCTCAATCGGCGAAGTCAGCGGCACAGCTTTAACTGGCAAGGGTTTAAAGACATGTTAAAATACTTTCAGATCCAGCAACCACGGGTGTGGAAACGTCACATTCAAGTGGACTGGTATTGA
- the ltrA gene encoding group II intron reverse transcriptase/maturase — MRSQTVSLKLNQLRAQARLHPKRVFTTLHHLVDADLLREAYRQTRKDAAPGADKVTAQDYAENLKANLEHLLKRYKEGSYVAPLIRRVWIDKEDGSQRPIGIPVFEDKLLQRAIAMILSAIYEVDFYDFSYGFREKRSAHDALKDVRDGCYQAKVSTVIDADVSKFFDKMPHDRIREILRLRINDGKILQVIGRWLKAGVVEEGRVIYPACGSPQGGVISPLIANIFLHHVLDEWFVTQAQRKLQGRSFLVRFADDFILGCQSKKEAEKLMRVLPKRFAKFGLTIHPEKSKMVHFRWPSRLTDKSGTGTFDFLGFTHYWGMSRNGHWVVKRQTMRKRQARAMRSIYLYCRNNKHEPVKEQLKGLRSKLHGHYGYYGIRCNYRSLWMFYQYVRASWRKWLSRRSQKGFINWEKFKAFLDVWKLPEPKITKMV; from the coding sequence TTGAGATCACAAACTGTCTCACTAAAACTTAATCAGCTACGAGCACAAGCACGGTTGCACCCGAAGAGGGTGTTTACCACGCTACACCATCTAGTTGACGCTGACCTATTAAGAGAAGCCTATCGCCAAACCCGAAAGGATGCGGCACCGGGAGCAGACAAGGTGACAGCGCAAGACTATGCTGAAAACCTGAAAGCAAATCTCGAACACCTCCTTAAGCGTTATAAAGAGGGGAGCTACGTAGCGCCCCTGATTCGGCGTGTATGGATTGATAAAGAAGACGGTAGTCAGCGCCCCATAGGCATTCCTGTTTTTGAAGACAAGCTATTGCAAAGAGCAATCGCGATGATCTTAAGTGCCATTTACGAAGTGGACTTCTACGATTTCTCGTACGGCTTTAGAGAGAAACGTAGTGCCCACGATGCACTAAAAGACGTTAGGGATGGGTGTTACCAAGCAAAAGTGAGTACCGTTATCGATGCGGACGTCAGTAAATTCTTTGACAAAATGCCGCACGATCGTATTCGAGAAATACTACGGCTACGAATAAATGACGGGAAAATTTTGCAGGTAATTGGACGGTGGTTAAAGGCAGGCGTTGTTGAAGAAGGCCGTGTCATCTACCCGGCCTGTGGTTCGCCACAGGGTGGGGTGATCAGCCCTCTTATAGCCAATATATTCCTCCATCATGTCTTAGACGAATGGTTTGTAACGCAGGCCCAGCGAAAGCTGCAAGGCAGGAGCTTTCTGGTAAGGTTTGCCGACGATTTTATACTCGGCTGCCAAAGCAAGAAAGAAGCGGAAAAGTTAATGCGCGTTCTTCCTAAGCGGTTTGCTAAGTTTGGTCTTACGATTCATCCGGAAAAGAGTAAAATGGTTCACTTCCGTTGGCCGAGCCGTTTAACAGATAAAAGCGGTACGGGAACATTCGATTTTCTAGGTTTTACCCACTACTGGGGAATGTCTAGAAACGGTCATTGGGTAGTCAAGCGGCAGACGATGAGGAAACGCCAAGCGCGAGCGATGCGGAGTATTTATCTCTACTGCAGGAATAACAAGCATGAACCGGTTAAAGAGCAGCTAAAAGGGTTGAGGTCAAAGCTACATGGCCACTATGGATACTACGGTATACGCTGTAACTATCGATCCCTGTGGATGTTCTATCAGTATGTGCGAGCTAGTTGGCGTAAATGGCTGAGCCGCCGTTCCCAAAAGGGTTTTATTAACTGGGAAAAATTTAAGGCATTTTTAGATGTATGGAAGTTGCCTGAACCGAAAATCACTAAAATGGTGTAG